From a single Streptomyces misionensis genomic region:
- a CDS encoding DUF1990 family protein, with protein MSSAPFTHEPVGATRDDLTFCPPGYRPLLVRARLGEGRRVFDRAAEAVLTWEMHRAIGVGITAAADRAAPGVDVTVSLAGLVRAPCRIIWTTEEPRRAGWAYGTLAGHPECGEEAFVVDRTGDGTVWLTVAAFSKPASWYARAGGPATRGLQHAYARRCGAALRRLCEGLTEE; from the coding sequence ATGTCCTCGGCACCCTTCACCCACGAACCGGTCGGAGCGACCCGCGACGACCTGACCTTCTGCCCGCCCGGCTACCGCCCCCTGCTGGTGCGCGCCCGCCTCGGCGAGGGCCGGCGGGTCTTCGACCGGGCCGCCGAGGCGGTCCTCACCTGGGAGATGCACCGCGCGATAGGCGTCGGCATAACCGCCGCCGCCGACCGCGCCGCCCCCGGAGTGGACGTCACGGTCTCCCTGGCCGGCCTGGTCAGGGCCCCCTGCCGGATCATCTGGACCACCGAGGAGCCGCGCCGCGCGGGATGGGCCTACGGCACCCTCGCCGGCCACCCCGAGTGCGGCGAGGAGGCCTTCGTCGTCGACCGCACCGGCGACGGCACGGTCTGGCTGACGGTCGCCGCGTTCAGCAAACCCGCCAGCTGGTACGCCAGGGCCGGCGGCCCCGCCACCCGGGGGCTGCAACACGCCTACGCCCGCCGCTGCGGCGCGGCCCTGCGCAGGCTGTGCGAGGGGCTGACGGAGGAGTGA
- a CDS encoding M4 family metallopeptidase codes for MSPLYARHKRTTLAIATAVAAGALISAGMATSASATPAPAAAKTPAAAPAMLSASAHTSLIKQAQADAPETAQQIGLGAKEKLVVKDVVKDLDGTVHTRYERTYAGLPVLGGDLVVHTSKAGKTEGVTKANKATIKVASLTPKLTPAKAEKQAVSAAKALGSAQSTADGARKVIWAGSGTPVLAYETVVGGLQDDGTPNQLHVITDAATGKKLFEYQGIENATGTGKTLYSGTVSLDTTLSGSTYQLTDATRGGHKTYNLAHKTSGTGTLFTDADNVWGTGAASSSSTDQTAAADAAYGAQETWDFYKNTFGRNGIKNNGVGAYSRVHYGNSYVNAFWDDSCFCMTYGDGSGNTHPLTALDVAGHEMSHGVTSNTAGLNYSGESGGLNEATSDIFGTGVEFYANNSTDKGDYLIGEKININGDGTPLRYMDKPSKDGGSADYWSSSVGNLDVHYSSGVANHFFYLLSEGSGAKTVNGVSYNSPTYNGSTVTGIGRDKALQIWYKALTTYFTSTTNYKSARTGTLSAAAALYGSGSTEYNAVAAAWSAVNVS; via the coding sequence GTGAGCCCCCTCTACGCGCGTCACAAGCGCACCACCCTCGCCATCGCCACCGCCGTCGCCGCCGGAGCCCTGATCTCCGCCGGAATGGCCACGAGCGCCTCGGCCACCCCCGCCCCGGCCGCCGCCAAGACGCCCGCCGCCGCCCCGGCGATGCTGTCCGCCTCGGCCCACACCTCGCTGATCAAGCAGGCGCAGGCCGACGCCCCCGAGACCGCGCAGCAGATAGGTCTCGGCGCCAAGGAGAAGCTGGTCGTCAAGGACGTCGTCAAGGACCTCGACGGCACGGTCCACACCCGCTACGAGCGCACCTACGCGGGCCTGCCGGTCCTCGGTGGCGACCTGGTCGTCCACACGTCCAAGGCCGGCAAGACCGAGGGCGTCACCAAGGCGAACAAGGCGACCATCAAGGTGGCCTCGCTCACGCCCAAGCTCACCCCGGCCAAGGCCGAGAAGCAGGCCGTGTCCGCCGCCAAGGCCCTCGGCTCCGCGCAGTCCACCGCGGACGGCGCCCGCAAGGTGATCTGGGCCGGCTCCGGCACGCCCGTCCTCGCCTACGAGACCGTCGTCGGCGGCCTCCAGGACGACGGCACCCCGAACCAGCTGCACGTCATCACCGACGCGGCCACCGGCAAGAAGCTCTTCGAGTACCAGGGCATCGAGAACGCGACCGGCACGGGCAAGACCCTGTACTCCGGCACCGTCAGCCTCGACACCACCCTGTCGGGCTCGACGTACCAGCTCACCGACGCCACCCGGGGCGGCCACAAGACCTACAACCTGGCCCACAAGACGAGCGGCACCGGCACGCTGTTCACCGACGCCGACAACGTGTGGGGCACCGGCGCCGCCTCCAGCTCCTCGACGGACCAGACGGCCGCCGCGGACGCCGCCTACGGCGCCCAGGAGACCTGGGACTTCTACAAGAACACGTTCGGCCGCAACGGCATCAAGAACAACGGCGTCGGCGCCTACTCCCGCGTCCACTACGGCAACTCGTACGTGAACGCGTTCTGGGACGACAGCTGCTTCTGCATGACGTACGGCGACGGCTCCGGGAACACCCACCCGCTGACCGCGCTGGACGTGGCCGGCCACGAGATGAGCCACGGTGTCACCTCCAACACCGCGGGCCTCAACTACAGCGGCGAGTCCGGCGGCCTCAACGAGGCCACCTCGGACATCTTCGGCACCGGCGTGGAGTTCTACGCCAACAACTCGACCGACAAGGGCGACTACCTCATCGGCGAGAAGATCAACATCAACGGCGACGGCACCCCGCTGCGCTACATGGACAAGCCCAGCAAGGACGGCGGCTCGGCGGACTACTGGTCCTCCTCCGTCGGCAACCTGGACGTCCACTACTCGTCCGGCGTCGCCAACCACTTCTTCTACCTGCTGTCCGAGGGCAGCGGCGCGAAGACGGTCAACGGGGTGTCGTACAACTCCCCGACCTACAACGGCTCCACGGTCACCGGCATCGGCCGGGACAAGGCGCTCCAGATCTGGTACAAGGCGCTGACGACGTACTTCACGTCGACCACCAACTACAAGTCGGCCCGCACGGGCACGCTGTCCGCGGCGGCCGCCCTGTACGGCTCCGGCAGCACCGAGTACAACGCGGTGGCGGCGGCCTGGTCGGCGGTCAACGTCAGCTGA